The proteins below come from a single Oscillospiraceae bacterium genomic window:
- a CDS encoding DUF1351 domain-containing protein: protein MDGNSEQLQVINLKQLPIIEERLRDVKAKIEQRTSAVMALAVTEETRTDVKKIRTEVRKELEGYEAQRMAVKKAIMTPYEQFEAVYKECVSNPYKAADEALGKKIADVEVGIKQQKEDDVRSFFNELTSGFGLDWLKFEQMNLKVTLTCTPKAMKAAITQSVTKIVRDCAALEENPDRDEIMVEYQKSLDLGSACQIVQQRHKQLEAQRRAAEERRARQQAQQEAEAKAKAAIEAEAAKRAVEQPAPPHEVATPPQAESPAQAPAAAPAPAAAHAEKKYLAKFAVTGTLPQLKALKAFMEKEGMQYDTIS, encoded by the coding sequence ATGGACGGAAATTCCGAACAACTGCAAGTCATCAACTTAAAGCAGCTGCCCATCATCGAGGAGCGGCTGCGGGATGTCAAAGCCAAAATCGAACAGCGGACCAGCGCCGTCATGGCTCTGGCCGTGACCGAGGAAACCCGCACCGATGTCAAGAAGATCCGCACCGAAGTCCGCAAGGAGTTGGAGGGTTACGAGGCCCAGCGCATGGCCGTCAAAAAGGCCATTATGACCCCCTACGAACAGTTTGAAGCTGTCTACAAAGAATGCGTCTCGAACCCCTACAAAGCCGCCGATGAAGCGCTTGGCAAGAAAATTGCTGATGTGGAGGTCGGCATCAAGCAGCAGAAAGAGGACGATGTCCGGTCTTTCTTTAACGAACTGACCAGTGGCTTCGGGCTGGATTGGCTGAAGTTTGAACAGATGAATCTCAAGGTCACGCTGACCTGCACCCCCAAGGCCATGAAGGCCGCCATCACCCAGAGCGTCACCAAGATTGTCCGTGACTGCGCCGCGCTGGAGGAAAACCCGGACCGTGACGAGATCATGGTCGAATATCAGAAATCGCTCGACCTTGGTTCTGCCTGCCAGATCGTGCAGCAGCGTCACAAACAGCTGGAAGCCCAGCGCCGCGCTGCCGAAGAACGCCGCGCCCGCCAGCAGGCTCAGCAGGAGGCCGAAGCCAAGGCCAAGGCAGCCATTGAGGCTGAGGCCGCCAAGAGGGCGGTGGAGCAGCCCGCCCCGCCGCACGAGGTCGCTACACCCCCGCAGGCGGAAAGCCCCGCACAGGCCCCGGCAGCCGCCCCCGCGCCTGCTGCTGCCCACGCCGAGAAGAAATATCTTGCCAAGTTCGCTGTGACGGGCACGCTGCCGCAGCTGAAAGCACTGAAAGCATTCATGGAAAAGGAAGGTATGCAGTATGACACAATCTCTTAA
- a CDS encoding helix-turn-helix domain-containing protein: MTIGQRIKIRREELNMSQDDLAKKVGYKSRSSINKIELDLYSLKQSKIKAIADALETTPSYIMGWDEEAEEAKKAAPSEEDSLNAEIIKLFMGLTADQKKEALNYLRYLSTKSENP, from the coding sequence ATGACGATTGGACAGAGAATCAAAATCCGCCGCGAAGAACTTAATATGTCTCAGGACGACCTCGCAAAAAAGGTTGGATATAAGTCACGGTCATCAATCAATAAAATCGAACTGGACCTGTATTCTTTGAAACAGTCCAAAATCAAAGCCATTGCGGACGCGCTGGAAACAACGCCGTCTTACATCATGGGCTGGGATGAAGAAGCCGAAGAAGCAAAAAAGGCTGCCCCCAGTGAAGAGGACAGCCTTAATGCAGAAATCATCAAATTGTTTATGGGTCTGACAGCCGATCAGAAGAAAGAGGCGCTGAATTATCTGCGCTACCTTTCAACGAAATCAGAAAATCCCTGA
- a CDS encoding ParB/RepB/Spo0J family partition protein: MNTKVTMIPVAQLHPHPDNPRKDLGDITELTASIKANGVLQNLTVVPRANPDVNYEELCRQYYGDPTEENRTKLNQFRSTDGYTVIIGHRRLAAAKAAGLMELPCIVVEDMTLEEQISTMMTENMQRSDLTVYEEAEGFQMMMDFGNSVEQVADKAGFSESTIRRRVKLLSLDREAFKKSVKRGATLADFALLDKLDTEEAKNEVLKSVGTNNFRACLDRALREQKDRKTMNAVREVVASYATKADSKADMPENCLFYASYGSWSRIAEAPADAGEHAYWYTESGYGITVYRERTEEDKPAEKTPEQLAREAKIEECCEKCRAIEEDEESAYRLRLNYLKEYGFPKKAAEAVTLAACRMMILNPDTLGDMDEDTIEAVYGEVIYDAEHELDTAELLEKAQENPMRMLMVLLFALTEPVNHWMHDIEWPDGFYKCIKENTFCLQCRFDRKKQAQRHWCRVNAKRGERP; the protein is encoded by the coding sequence ATGAATACCAAAGTCACAATGATTCCTGTTGCACAGCTGCACCCCCACCCGGACAACCCCCGCAAGGATTTGGGCGACATTACCGAGTTGACCGCCAGCATCAAGGCAAACGGCGTTTTGCAGAATCTGACCGTTGTGCCCCGCGCAAACCCTGATGTGAATTACGAGGAACTGTGCCGGCAGTATTACGGCGACCCCACCGAGGAAAACCGCACGAAGCTGAACCAGTTCCGCAGCACGGATGGCTACACCGTCATCATCGGCCACCGCCGTCTGGCCGCTGCCAAGGCTGCCGGGCTTATGGAATTGCCCTGCATCGTGGTTGAGGACATGACCCTCGAAGAGCAAATCTCTACCATGATGACCGAGAATATGCAGCGCAGCGATCTGACTGTCTATGAGGAGGCCGAGGGCTTCCAGATGATGATGGACTTCGGCAACAGCGTGGAGCAGGTCGCCGACAAGGCGGGCTTTTCCGAAAGCACGATTCGCCGCCGCGTGAAACTGCTCTCACTTGATCGCGAGGCGTTCAAAAAGAGCGTCAAGCGCGGCGCCACGCTGGCCGACTTTGCTCTGCTGGACAAGCTGGACACCGAGGAGGCCAAGAACGAGGTTTTGAAAAGTGTCGGCACCAACAACTTCCGTGCCTGCCTTGACCGGGCCCTGCGGGAGCAGAAAGACCGGAAAACGATGAACGCCGTCCGGGAGGTGGTTGCATCTTATGCAACTAAGGCCGACAGCAAAGCGGATATGCCGGAAAACTGCCTGTTCTATGCTAGCTACGGCTCATGGTCGAGAATCGCCGAAGCTCCGGCTGATGCCGGAGAACACGCCTACTGGTACACGGAGAGCGGCTACGGCATCACTGTCTACCGCGAACGCACTGAAGAAGACAAGCCCGCCGAGAAGACCCCGGAGCAGCTTGCGCGGGAGGCCAAAATCGAAGAATGCTGCGAGAAATGCCGCGCCATCGAGGAGGACGAGGAATCCGCCTACCGTCTGCGGCTGAACTACCTCAAAGAATACGGATTCCCCAAAAAGGCTGCCGAGGCCGTCACCCTTGCCGCCTGCCGCATGATGATCTTAAACCCCGATACACTGGGCGATATGGACGAGGACACTATCGAAGCCGTCTATGGCGAGGTCATATACGATGCCGAGCATGAACTTGATACCGCTGAACTGCTGGAAAAGGCACAGGAAAACCCAATGCGGATGCTGATGGTTCTGCTGTTCGCCTTGACAGAGCCTGTGAATCACTGGATGCACGATATCGAGTGGCCTGACGGGTTCTACAAGTGCATCAAAGAAAACACATTCTGCCTGCAATGCCGTTTTGACAGGAAAAAGCAGGCACAGCGGCACTGGTGCCGCGTAAATGCAAAACGAGGAGAAAGACCGTGA
- a CDS encoding SHOCT domain-containing protein — protein MARCRRCGKSGLFFHVNQEGYCELCAMQLRDEAIEQHRKEYKRKMAMEAAAKGIKPEELEKPTDEVLYTLAIVSGLIQLHANYLDIKWDKMHESIPLQNVLSFTIEEHSIGPNRIRIATAQAATANINLGYGVSSAVGGGNHVYGCSATELPTAYKIRDYISNWTAKAPAPAVAPQPAPQVIEQKPSAADEIRKYKGLLDDGIISQEEFEAKKKQLLGL, from the coding sequence ATGGCACGTTGTAGAAGATGTGGTAAAAGCGGTCTGTTCTTTCATGTAAACCAAGAGGGCTATTGCGAACTGTGCGCAATGCAGCTCCGGGACGAGGCCATCGAGCAGCACCGGAAAGAGTATAAGCGCAAGATGGCAATGGAAGCTGCGGCAAAGGGAATCAAACCTGAAGAGCTTGAAAAGCCTACCGATGAAGTGCTGTACACCCTTGCCATCGTAAGCGGCCTTATCCAGCTTCATGCAAACTATCTGGATATCAAATGGGATAAAATGCATGAGAGTATCCCTCTGCAGAATGTGTTGTCCTTTACGATAGAGGAACACAGCATCGGTCCCAACAGAATACGCATTGCGACAGCTCAGGCGGCCACCGCAAATATCAATCTTGGCTACGGCGTCAGCAGTGCAGTCGGCGGCGGCAATCATGTGTATGGTTGCAGTGCAACGGAACTTCCGACAGCCTACAAAATCCGCGATTATATCTCCAACTGGACGGCAAAGGCACCCGCGCCGGCAGTTGCACCGCAGCCTGCGCCACAGGTTATTGAACAAAAGCCGTCTGCAGCTGATGAAATCCGCAAGTACAAGGGCCTGCTTGACGATGGAATCATTTCGCAGGAAGAATTTGAGGCAAAGAAGAAGCAGTTGCTTGGCCTGTAA
- a CDS encoding DUF3846 domain-containing protein — MMRGLVITTNGDMRVQTFTAPALEDVQKVVGGYVETVPVRNIEGHYLLMVDEDARLQWPRPVVNEVASFLACTKIFGTVVLTSAYGPELGLPDDIARVLGDVIMATLPGRCRWEGEA, encoded by the coding sequence ATGATGCGAGGACTTGTGATCACCACCAACGGTGATATGCGAGTGCAGACCTTTACCGCACCGGCGCTGGAGGATGTGCAGAAAGTTGTCGGCGGCTATGTGGAGACTGTTCCCGTCCGCAACATCGAGGGTCACTACCTGCTGATGGTGGACGAGGATGCCCGCCTGCAATGGCCGAGGCCCGTTGTCAACGAGGTTGCCAGCTTTCTGGCCTGCACGAAGATTTTCGGCACTGTAGTTCTGACCAGCGCCTACGGCCCGGAACTGGGTCTGCCCGATGACATTGCCCGTGTTCTGGGGGATGTCATCATGGCAACGCTGCCGGGCCGGTGCAGATGGGAGGGTGAAGCATGA
- a CDS encoding recombinase RecT has protein sequence MTQSLNSAPQKQKFSVAINSKMYQNLIASTLRDPARARRFSAAITSAVAVNPALQECDAGTILAGALLGESLNLSPSPQLGQYYLVPFKQKAKYDRDGNMIRPETTTATFVLGYKGYIQLALRSGQYKDLDVMVIKQGEYMGKDPETGKAKFQFIEDDDERETLPTIGYMAYFEYLNGFRKVVYWSKEKMMTHADTFSKAFSRQGYEDLIAGRVPEKDMWRYSSFWYKNFDDMAKKTLLRHIISRWGIMSIEMTTALEHDDAVNVADDGQIVTETVEAARASIPADAQEVPSTEPEAPAPTAEAEPEAVDISAL, from the coding sequence ATGACACAATCTCTTAACAGCGCCCCGCAGAAACAGAAGTTCAGCGTTGCCATCAACAGCAAAATGTATCAGAACCTTATCGCCAGCACGCTGCGCGACCCGGCCCGTGCCCGCCGCTTTAGCGCCGCGATCACCAGCGCCGTGGCCGTCAACCCCGCCTTGCAGGAATGCGATGCCGGCACGATCCTTGCCGGTGCTCTGCTGGGCGAAAGCCTCAACCTCAGCCCTTCCCCGCAGTTGGGTCAGTATTACCTCGTGCCGTTCAAGCAGAAGGCCAAGTATGACCGCGACGGCAACATGATTCGCCCGGAAACCACCACCGCCACATTCGTGCTGGGCTACAAGGGCTACATCCAGCTGGCGCTGCGCAGCGGCCAGTACAAGGATCTGGATGTCATGGTCATCAAGCAGGGCGAGTACATGGGCAAAGACCCGGAAACCGGCAAGGCCAAGTTCCAGTTCATCGAGGACGATGACGAGCGCGAGACCCTGCCCACCATCGGCTACATGGCCTACTTCGAGTACCTCAACGGTTTCCGCAAGGTCGTCTACTGGTCCAAGGAAAAGATGATGACCCACGCAGATACTTTCTCCAAGGCGTTCAGCCGCCAAGGCTATGAGGACTTGATAGCTGGCCGCGTTCCCGAAAAGGATATGTGGCGCTACTCCTCGTTCTGGTACAAGAACTTTGACGACATGGCGAAAAAGACCCTGCTGCGGCACATCATCAGCCGTTGGGGCATCATGTCCATTGAAATGACTACTGCGCTGGAGCATGACGATGCCGTCAACGTGGCCGATGACGGGCAGATTGTGACCGAGACCGTGGAGGCCGCCCGCGCCAGTATCCCGGCAGACGCGCAGGAAGTGCCGAGCACCGAACCCGAAGCACCCGCCCCGACAGCAGAGGCCGAGCCCGAAGCTGTTGACATCAGCGCACTTTAA
- a CDS encoding helix-turn-helix transcriptional regulator has translation MTNTDLLKAKIESSGYKLKYIAAKIGLSYQGFLNKINNKTEFTAPEIKGLCDLLEISIEEKEPIFFASNVDE, from the coding sequence ATGACGAATACCGATTTGCTCAAGGCCAAGATTGAGAGTTCCGGTTACAAGTTGAAGTACATTGCAGCGAAGATTGGCCTGTCGTACCAGGGCTTTTTGAACAAGATCAACAATAAGACCGAGTTCACTGCACCGGAGATCAAGGGACTTTGCGACCTGCTGGAAATCTCTATCGAAGAGAAAGAACCGATTTTTTTTGCCAGTAATGTAGATGAATAA
- a CDS encoding Holliday junction resolvase RecU, whose amino-acid sequence MENNRKDPRRQLIGAVSKALGQQFERDINAAFDHYRRLGVASIEKTPEPFHMTGRENGGKVVGFYEKKAQPDYAGTLRGGRSVYMEAKFTGSNRMEQSRVSPGQTEYLDEKMRLGAFCYVLAGFSHGGAYCIPWSIWRAMKEHYGRKYITENDITQYKISRTTTGMLAILGTGKE is encoded by the coding sequence ATGGAAAATAACCGCAAAGACCCCCGCCGCCAGCTGATCGGCGCGGTGAGCAAGGCGCTGGGCCAGCAGTTTGAGCGCGATATCAACGCCGCGTTCGACCACTACCGCCGTCTGGGCGTGGCATCCATCGAAAAGACGCCCGAACCGTTCCACATGACGGGCCGCGAGAACGGCGGCAAGGTCGTGGGCTTCTACGAGAAAAAAGCCCAGCCTGACTACGCAGGCACACTCCGCGGCGGAAGGTCTGTCTACATGGAGGCCAAGTTCACCGGGTCGAACCGCATGGAGCAATCCCGCGTCAGCCCCGGCCAGACCGAGTATCTGGACGAAAAGATGCGGCTTGGCGCTTTCTGCTATGTTCTGGCCGGATTTTCCCACGGCGGTGCGTACTGCATCCCGTGGAGCATCTGGCGGGCCATGAAAGAACACTACGGCCGTAAGTACATTACCGAAAATGACATTACACAATACAAAATTTCGAGAACCACCACAGGCATGCTGGCGATTCTCGGCACCGGAAAGGAGTAA
- a CDS encoding DUF6291 domain-containing protein, which yields MLRPYFCAYHSYLENMELLNSEERGRLFTALLEYSKDGTLIPLTGNERFVFPGIRSQIDRDKEQWKKTDEQQASYGRKGGRPRKKPPDGENEKATLLNDTDKKGGFSEKGSLFSKSLEKEKKKDKEKDKDKDNISSSTATAENDISACVQAYEQNIGPIARAAFDDISRQLADLPADLICEAIGEAALNNKRSWNYVKAILKRCREQNILSVDAYRAEKENHAAAAAARATPAARPQSKQAAVRERLKKRLEEMGGAQSDDPADNRIYVEATELVAEPLPGE from the coding sequence ATGCTCCGACCTTATTTCTGTGCCTACCACAGCTACCTTGAAAACATGGAGCTTTTGAACTCGGAGGAACGTGGACGGCTTTTCACCGCCCTGCTGGAATACAGCAAGGATGGCACATTGATACCTCTCACCGGAAATGAGCGGTTTGTTTTTCCCGGCATCCGTTCCCAGATTGACCGGGACAAGGAGCAATGGAAAAAGACTGACGAACAGCAAGCGTCCTATGGCCGTAAAGGTGGCCGTCCACGGAAAAAACCGCCTGACGGAGAAAATGAAAAAGCTACCCTTTTAAATGACACAGATAAAAAGGGTGGCTTTTCTGAAAAAGGCTCCCTTTTTTCAAAAAGCCTAGAGAAGGAGAAGAAGAAGGATAAGGAAAAGGATAAGGATAAGGATAATATATCTTCTTCTACTGCTACTGCTGAAAACGACATTTCCGCTTGTGTCCAAGCCTACGAGCAGAACATCGGCCCTATCGCACGGGCAGCGTTTGATGACATTTCCCGCCAGCTGGCCGACCTGCCCGCAGACCTGATCTGCGAGGCCATCGGCGAGGCGGCGCTCAACAATAAGCGCAGCTGGAATTATGTTAAGGCTATTCTCAAGCGCTGCCGGGAGCAGAACATCCTGTCCGTGGATGCCTACCGCGCCGAGAAAGAAAACCACGCCGCCGCAGCGGCGGCCAGAGCCACGCCCGCTGCTCGCCCACAGAGCAAACAGGCGGCAGTACGCGAACGGCTCAAAAAGCGTCTGGAAGAGATGGGAGGTGCGCAGAGTGACGACCCAGCAGACAACCGAATTTATGTTGAAGCTACTGAACTGGTGGCCGAACCTTTACCGGGAGAATGA
- a CDS encoding MBL fold metallo-hydrolase, which translates to MEYKIISTGSKGNAVVVDGCILIDCGVPFRRLESVYRDLDAVLLTHIHSDHFQPKTLARLAAERPSLRFFACPWLGPDLQNAGVPLRQITITTPDRWYDTGYCFVKACETKHNVRNCCWHIWFNDGSKVFYATDMGNLNGITAPYYDLYLVEANYRDEEIQAKIAEKKVNGEYIYEKRVLRDHMSEQDAIDWVYGNMRPDSTYVWLHCHKEESK; encoded by the coding sequence ATGGAGTACAAAATCATTTCCACCGGCAGCAAGGGCAATGCCGTGGTGGTGGATGGTTGCATCTTGATTGACTGCGGCGTTCCGTTCCGCCGTCTGGAAAGCGTCTACCGCGATCTGGACGCGGTGCTGCTGACACACATCCACAGCGACCACTTCCAGCCAAAGACGCTGGCTCGGCTGGCCGCCGAGCGCCCGTCACTTCGGTTCTTTGCCTGCCCGTGGCTTGGGCCTGACCTGCAGAACGCGGGCGTACCGCTGCGGCAGATCACCATCACGACACCTGACCGCTGGTACGACACCGGGTACTGCTTCGTCAAAGCCTGCGAGACAAAGCACAATGTGCGGAACTGCTGCTGGCATATCTGGTTCAACGATGGCAGCAAGGTCTTCTACGCCACCGACATGGGCAACCTCAACGGCATCACAGCCCCGTACTATGACCTGTATCTGGTCGAGGCCAACTACCGCGACGAGGAAATCCAAGCCAAAATTGCCGAGAAAAAGGTCAACGGCGAGTACATCTACGAGAAGCGCGTCCTCCGTGACCACATGAGTGAGCAGGATGCCATCGACTGGGTGTATGGCAATATGCGCCCCGATTCAACCTATGTCTGGCTGCACTGCCACAAGGAGGAATCCAAATGA
- a CDS encoding SAM-dependent methyltransferase, whose product MAKVVRGVDSYKKEFLSIFNSLCGRHGRWEVWSDFIQLTAIDISNATDKGNAPKRATDARNIAKKYSKDEIKRMAEMLMQMVYAIDENPDQDFLGELYMTCELGNDHAGQFFTPYNVCQAMSEISFDPARFEDKGFVSVNDCACGAGALLVSFANACKRHDINYQQKVMFVAQDIDYTVGLMCYIQLSLMGCAGYVVIGDTLINPCTAYDKKGLLPAGDPERIWFTPLFSDGIWYGRRLAAQMDLLISGSSRKSPENVNSFTEKPEKVAVSPAKDTKKPCSFTEPAKAAAPVSTPVSTKKVETWKPAELNETKNGQLTFF is encoded by the coding sequence ATGGCAAAGGTGGTGCGGGGCGTTGACAGCTACAAAAAGGAGTTCTTGAGCATCTTCAACAGCCTGTGCGGCAGACATGGCCGATGGGAAGTCTGGTCGGATTTTATCCAGCTGACGGCCATCGACATAAGCAATGCGACCGACAAAGGCAACGCGCCGAAGCGGGCCACAGATGCAAGGAACATCGCCAAAAAGTACAGCAAGGACGAAATCAAACGCATGGCCGAAATGCTGATGCAAATGGTTTATGCCATTGACGAGAATCCCGACCAAGATTTTCTTGGCGAGCTGTACATGACCTGCGAGTTGGGCAACGACCACGCCGGGCAGTTCTTTACCCCCTACAACGTGTGTCAGGCAATGTCGGAAATCAGCTTCGACCCCGCGCGGTTTGAGGATAAAGGCTTTGTGTCGGTAAATGACTGCGCCTGCGGCGCGGGGGCGCTGCTCGTCTCGTTTGCCAATGCCTGCAAGCGGCACGACATCAACTACCAGCAGAAAGTGATGTTTGTTGCACAGGACATCGACTACACCGTTGGGCTGATGTGTTATATCCAGCTTAGCTTGATGGGCTGTGCCGGATATGTTGTTATCGGCGACACACTTATCAACCCCTGCACCGCCTACGATAAAAAAGGCCTGCTGCCCGCAGGCGACCCGGAACGGATCTGGTTCACGCCGCTGTTCTCCGATGGCATTTGGTACGGACGCCGCCTGGCGGCACAGATGGATCTGCTGATTTCGGGAAGTTCACGGAAAAGCCCCGAAAATGTCAATTCGTTCACGGAAAAGCCTGAAAAAGTGGCAGTTTCGCCCGCGAAAGACACAAAAAAGCCCTGTTCGTTCACAGAACCTGCAAAAGCAGCAGCGCCAGTTTCCACCCCGGTTTCCACTAAAAAAGTGGAAACATGGAAACCCGCCGAGTTGAACGAAACCAAGAACGGGCAGCTGACTTTTTTCTGA
- a CDS encoding tyrosine-type recombinase/integrase gives MEDEKLADKLLDRILMVLMPYDQIDVERIKAKLTVVLDDYQICPKQEALAVYTEGKNDYYLRKFLLAKAVAGRQERTLRQYKDEVGRALRGIGKDADTITADDIQVYLAKVLSRGGSKCYCDNIRRDLSSFYNWLYREEIIRTNPMNKIDNIKFKREKEKALTDMEIEMMRQACQTTMQKAIMEMLLSTGCRAAELVSIKIADMDEDKVSILGKGGKWRTVYINAKAFVAIKNYLADRKDTNPYLFPREINTKDRTMISNFSRKDWFKDPRLVTKADHFGRDSVNNMVRTIGKRAGVKGVHTHRFRRTCATQALRHGMPIELVSMMLGHEQISTTQIYLDIRDDDLQAAHRKYVV, from the coding sequence ATGGAAGATGAAAAACTGGCCGATAAGCTGCTGGACCGCATTCTGATGGTTCTGATGCCCTACGACCAGATTGATGTGGAGAGAATCAAGGCCAAGCTGACAGTGGTTTTGGATGACTACCAAATTTGCCCCAAGCAAGAGGCTCTGGCGGTCTACACCGAGGGCAAAAACGACTACTATCTCCGAAAATTCCTGCTCGCCAAGGCCGTTGCAGGGCGGCAGGAGCGTACGCTGCGCCAGTACAAAGATGAAGTCGGCAGGGCGCTGCGAGGCATCGGCAAGGATGCTGACACCATAACCGCAGATGACATTCAAGTCTATCTGGCGAAAGTTTTGTCGAGGGGCGGGTCGAAATGTTACTGCGACAACATCCGCCGAGACCTCAGCAGCTTCTACAACTGGCTCTACCGTGAGGAAATCATCCGCACTAATCCGATGAATAAGATCGACAACATCAAGTTCAAGCGGGAAAAGGAAAAAGCCCTCACCGACATGGAAATCGAAATGATGCGGCAGGCCTGCCAGACCACTATGCAAAAGGCAATTATGGAAATGCTGCTCTCCACCGGCTGCCGTGCAGCAGAACTTGTATCCATCAAAATCGCGGACATGGACGAGGATAAGGTTTCTATTCTGGGCAAGGGCGGCAAGTGGCGCACGGTGTACATCAACGCCAAGGCTTTCGTGGCTATAAAAAATTATCTGGCTGACCGCAAAGACACAAACCCCTATCTCTTCCCGCGAGAAATCAATACGAAGGATCGCACGATGATTTCCAACTTCAGCCGAAAAGACTGGTTCAAAGACCCCCGACTGGTGACAAAAGCGGACCACTTCGGGCGCGACAGCGTCAACAACATGGTTCGCACTATCGGTAAGCGGGCCGGGGTCAAGGGTGTGCATACTCACCGTTTCCGCCGCACCTGCGCCACGCAGGCACTGCGGCATGGGATGCCGATTGAACTGGTTTCCATGATGCTGGGCCACGAGCAAATTTCCACCACACAGATTTATCTGGACATCCGTGATGACGATCTGCAAGCAGCCCATCGCAAATATGTTGTGTGA
- a CDS encoding DUF3268 family zinc-finger domain-containing protein encodes MQKVICPYCGRVAKYVDSSVIYYGHSYGMAYLCRPCNAYVGVHSGTDRPKGSLANAELRGWRKATHARFDPLWQDGPFKKRNAAYRWLSEQMELPIEQTHIGMFTVEQCKAALEIINKGVSV; translated from the coding sequence ATGCAAAAAGTGATTTGCCCCTACTGTGGCCGCGTTGCCAAATATGTAGATAGTTCTGTTATCTACTACGGTCATAGCTACGGCATGGCTTACCTGTGCCGCCCATGCAACGCCTATGTAGGCGTACATTCCGGCACAGACCGCCCCAAAGGCAGCCTTGCCAATGCGGAACTTCGGGGCTGGCGCAAGGCAACACACGCCCGTTTCGACCCGCTGTGGCAAGACGGACCATTCAAAAAGCGCAATGCAGCCTATCGGTGGTTGTCTGAACAAATGGAACTGCCGATTGAACAGACCCATATCGGTATGTTCACTGTTGAGCAATGCAAGGCAGCGTTGGAAATCATCAATAAAGGAGTTTCTGTATGA